In Leucobacter sp. CX169, a single genomic region encodes these proteins:
- a CDS encoding amino acid ABC transporter ATP-binding protein codes for MTDSNVPMVKAEGVSKAFGSNLVLRSISLEVARGEVLCLVGPSGSGKSTFLRCINHLETVDSGRLSVDGEIVGYRQSGDKLYELHPREASRQRRDIGMVFQRFNLFPHMTALGNVMAAPMLLKKGSKTQLKARAMELLARVGLADKWDHYPAHLSGGQQQRVAIARALAMDPKLMLFDEPTSALDPELVGEVLDVMKGLAQSGMTMIVVTHEMGFAREVADKLVFMDGGVVVEEGDPREVLSNPQRERTKAFLSKVL; via the coding sequence ATGACCGATAGCAATGTGCCCATGGTCAAGGCCGAGGGTGTCTCGAAGGCTTTCGGGTCGAACCTCGTGCTCCGCTCTATCTCACTCGAGGTGGCGCGCGGCGAAGTGCTCTGCTTGGTGGGGCCCTCGGGCTCGGGCAAGTCGACCTTCCTGCGCTGCATCAACCACCTCGAGACGGTCGATTCCGGCCGACTGTCGGTCGACGGTGAAATCGTGGGCTACCGCCAGTCAGGCGACAAGCTCTACGAACTCCACCCGCGGGAAGCGTCGCGTCAGCGCCGCGACATCGGAATGGTGTTCCAGCGCTTCAACCTGTTCCCGCACATGACCGCGCTCGGCAACGTCATGGCTGCGCCGATGCTGCTGAAGAAGGGCAGCAAGACGCAGCTCAAGGCGCGCGCCATGGAACTGCTCGCACGGGTCGGCCTGGCCGACAAGTGGGATCACTACCCCGCGCACCTCTCGGGCGGTCAGCAGCAACGCGTCGCCATCGCACGCGCGCTTGCCATGGATCCGAAGCTCATGTTGTTTGATGAGCCGACGAGCGCGCTCGACCCCGAGCTGGTGGGAGAGGTGCTCGACGTCATGAAGGGCCTCGCCCAGAGCGGCATGACCATGATCGTCGTGACGCACGAGATGGGCTTCGCCCGCGAGGTCGCCGACAAGCTCGTCTTCATGGATGGCGGCGTCGTCGTCGAAGAGGGTGACCCGCGCGAGGTGCTCTCGAACCCGCAGCGCGAGCGCACAAAGGCCTTCCTGTCGAAGGTGCTCTAG
- a CDS encoding amino acid ABC transporter permease gives MSETKHGAAAGEPPQSLPFYESEPIVAIKLKHPGRIVFATILVLLAGIFIFDAAFNRPAFEWAEVGKYLFDTRVTQAAGYTLQLTIYSMIIAIVMGIALAVMRLSPNPIVKSIAWVYLWIFRGTPVYVQLVFWGLLSVIYPTIGLGIPFMEPWVAVETDLLLNTFALAVIGLALNEAAYMAEIVRAGLLSVDKGQDEAATALGLGWWHTMTRVVLPQAMRVIIPPTGNEVISMLKTTSLVTAIPFTLELYTRTRDIAAVTYKPVPMLIVASIWYLFVTSILMVGQYYLEKHFARGVAQRPDVMKPTTETQTLGVPSATEIAKAKADRPKPVADHGEGDAR, from the coding sequence ATGAGTGAAACGAAGCACGGGGCTGCGGCGGGAGAGCCGCCGCAGTCCCTGCCGTTCTATGAATCTGAGCCGATCGTCGCGATCAAGCTCAAGCACCCGGGCCGGATCGTGTTCGCCACGATCCTGGTCCTCCTCGCCGGCATCTTCATCTTCGACGCCGCGTTCAACCGCCCGGCGTTCGAGTGGGCCGAGGTGGGCAAGTACCTCTTCGATACGCGCGTCACCCAGGCCGCCGGCTACACGCTGCAGCTCACGATCTACTCGATGATCATCGCCATCGTGATGGGCATCGCCCTCGCGGTCATGCGACTCTCGCCGAACCCCATCGTGAAGTCCATCGCCTGGGTCTACCTCTGGATTTTCCGTGGCACCCCGGTGTACGTGCAGCTCGTGTTCTGGGGCCTGCTCTCGGTGATCTACCCGACCATCGGTCTCGGCATCCCGTTCATGGAGCCCTGGGTCGCGGTCGAGACCGACCTTCTGCTCAACACGTTCGCGCTCGCCGTGATCGGTCTCGCGCTCAACGAGGCGGCCTATATGGCCGAGATCGTCCGCGCGGGCCTGCTCTCGGTCGACAAGGGCCAGGACGAGGCGGCCACCGCGCTCGGCCTGGGCTGGTGGCACACGATGACGCGAGTGGTGCTGCCCCAGGCCATGCGCGTGATCATTCCGCCGACGGGCAACGAGGTCATCTCGATGCTGAAGACCACCTCGCTGGTCACGGCGATCCCGTTCACCCTCGAGCTCTACACGCGAACCCGCGATATCGCCGCGGTGACGTACAAGCCGGTGCCCATGCTGATCGTGGCATCCATCTGGTACCTGTTCGTCACCTCGATCCTGATGGTGGGCCAGTACTACCTCGAGAAGCACTTTGCGCGAGGGGTGGCTCAGCGTCCCGACGTCATGAAGCCCACTACCGAAACGCAGACTCTCGGGGTGCCGTCGGCGACGGAGATCGCGAAGGCGAAGGCCGACCGGCCAAAGCCCGTGGCAGATCATGGAGAAGGTGACGCACGATGA